A single region of the Mycobacterium avium subsp. avium genome encodes:
- a CDS encoding WhiB family transcriptional regulator, whose protein sequence is MSPTRPAARRTNIAAAQGVLRSVDAEERIAWVSKALCRTTDPDELFVRGAAQRKAAVICRHCPVMQECGADALDNRVEFGVWGGMTERQRRALLKQHPEVVSWADFFDKRRNRSAG, encoded by the coding sequence GTGTCACCAACACGGCCGGCGGCGCGTAGGACAAACATTGCAGCCGCTCAAGGGGTACTTCGCAGTGTCGATGCCGAGGAGCGCATCGCCTGGGTCTCGAAGGCACTGTGCCGGACCACCGATCCGGATGAACTGTTTGTGCGCGGTGCCGCCCAGCGCAAGGCCGCAGTGATCTGCCGGCACTGCCCCGTCATGCAGGAATGCGGGGCGGACGCGCTGGACAACCGGGTCGAGTTCGGGGTCTGGGGCGGCATGACCGAGCGGCAGCGCCGTGCGCTGCTCAAGCAGCACCCCGAGGTGGTGTCCTGGGCGGACTTCTTCGACAAGAGGAGAAACCGCAGCGCCGGGTGA
- the ponA2 gene encoding transglycosylase/D,D-transpeptidase PonA2 has translation MSDRPPAALTVLKLAGFCLLASVVATALLFPVAGGIGLVSNRASEVVANGSAQLLEGEVPAVSTMVDAKGNTIAWLYSQRRFEVPSDKIANTMKLAIVSIEDKRFADHNGVDWKGTLTGLAGYARGDVDTRGGSTIEQQYIKNYQLLVTAKTDAEKRAAVETTPARKLREIRMALTLDKTFTKPEILTRYLNLVSFGNNSFGVQDAAQTYFGINASDLNWQQAALLAGMVQSTSALNPYTNPEGALARRNLVLDTMIENIPQEADALRAAKAAPLGILPQPNELPRGCIAAGDRAYFCDYVQEYLSRAGISKEQVARGGYLIKTTLDPDVQIPVKAAIDKFASPTLPGISSVMSVIQPGKTSHKVMAMASNRTYGLDVDAGQTMRPQPFSLVGDGAGSVFKIFTTAAALDMGMGINATLEVPGRFQAKGMGSGGAKGCPKDTWCVVNAGNYKGSMNVTEALATSPNTAFAKLIQQVGVTRTVDMAIKLGLRSYADPGTARDYNPDSNESLADFVKRQNIGSFTLGPIEVNALELSNVAATLASGGTWCPPNPIDKLIDRKGNEVAVTTETCDQVVPEGLANTMANAMSKDAVGGGTAAGSAGAAGWDLPMSGKTGTTEAHRSSGFVGFTNHYAAANYIYDDSPNPTDLCSAPLRHCGEGDLYGGNEPARTWFTAMKPIATNFGPVQLPPTDPRYVDGAPGSRVPSVAGLDIDAARQRIKEAGFQVADQNNFVNSSAKQGEVVGTTPSGATIPGSIITIQVSNGIPPAPPPPPEGAPPPVGSQVVEIPGLPPITIPLLAPPPPAPGQPPP, from the coding sequence ATGTCAGACCGCCCCCCGGCCGCGCTCACGGTTTTGAAGCTCGCGGGGTTCTGTTTGTTGGCCAGTGTGGTGGCCACCGCGCTGCTGTTTCCCGTCGCCGGCGGAATAGGACTGGTGTCCAACCGCGCCTCGGAAGTGGTCGCCAACGGCTCGGCGCAGCTGCTCGAGGGCGAGGTGCCGGCGGTGTCGACGATGGTCGACGCCAAGGGCAACACCATCGCCTGGCTGTATTCGCAGCGCCGCTTCGAGGTGCCCAGCGACAAGATCGCCAACACGATGAAGCTGGCGATCGTGTCCATCGAGGACAAGCGGTTCGCCGACCACAATGGGGTGGACTGGAAAGGCACCCTGACCGGGTTGGCCGGCTACGCCCGCGGCGACGTCGACACCCGCGGCGGGTCCACCATCGAGCAGCAGTACATCAAGAACTACCAGCTGCTGGTGACCGCGAAGACCGACGCCGAGAAGCGGGCGGCGGTGGAGACCACCCCGGCCCGCAAGCTGCGCGAGATCCGGATGGCGCTGACCCTGGACAAGACCTTCACCAAGCCCGAGATCCTGACCCGGTACCTGAACCTGGTGTCGTTCGGCAACAACTCGTTCGGCGTGCAGGACGCCGCCCAGACCTACTTCGGCATCAACGCCTCCGACCTGAACTGGCAGCAGGCGGCGCTGCTGGCGGGCATGGTGCAGTCGACCAGCGCGCTCAACCCCTACACCAACCCCGAAGGCGCGCTGGCCCGCCGAAACCTGGTGCTGGACACCATGATCGAGAACATCCCGCAGGAGGCCGACGCGCTGCGCGCCGCCAAGGCCGCGCCGCTGGGCATCCTGCCGCAGCCCAACGAGCTGCCCCGCGGCTGCATCGCGGCCGGTGACCGGGCGTACTTCTGCGACTACGTGCAGGAGTACCTGTCCCGCGCCGGGATCAGCAAGGAGCAGGTGGCCCGGGGCGGCTATCTGATCAAGACGACGCTGGACCCCGACGTGCAGATCCCGGTCAAGGCGGCCATCGACAAGTTCGCCAGCCCGACGCTGCCCGGCATCTCGAGCGTGATGAGCGTGATCCAGCCCGGCAAGACGTCGCACAAGGTGATGGCGATGGCCAGCAACCGCACCTACGGCCTGGACGTCGACGCCGGGCAGACCATGCGCCCGCAGCCGTTCTCGCTGGTCGGCGACGGCGCGGGATCGGTGTTCAAGATCTTCACCACGGCCGCGGCGCTGGACATGGGCATGGGCATCAACGCCACGCTGGAGGTGCCGGGCCGGTTCCAGGCCAAGGGCATGGGGAGCGGCGGCGCGAAGGGCTGCCCGAAGGACACCTGGTGCGTGGTCAACGCCGGCAACTACAAGGGCTCGATGAACGTCACCGAGGCGCTGGCCACCTCGCCCAACACCGCGTTCGCGAAACTGATCCAGCAGGTCGGGGTGACGCGCACGGTGGACATGGCGATCAAGCTGGGGTTGCGCTCCTACGCCGACCCCGGCACCGCCCGCGACTACAACCCGGACAGCAACGAGAGCCTGGCCGACTTCGTCAAACGCCAGAACATCGGCTCGTTCACGCTGGGCCCGATCGAGGTGAACGCGCTGGAGCTGTCCAACGTCGCGGCCACGCTGGCCTCCGGCGGCACCTGGTGCCCGCCCAATCCGATCGACAAGCTGATCGACCGCAAGGGCAACGAGGTGGCGGTGACCACCGAGACCTGCGATCAGGTGGTGCCCGAGGGCCTGGCCAACACCATGGCCAACGCGATGAGCAAGGACGCGGTGGGCGGCGGCACGGCGGCCGGTTCGGCCGGCGCGGCGGGCTGGGACCTGCCCATGTCCGGCAAGACGGGCACCACCGAAGCCCACCGGTCGTCGGGCTTCGTCGGCTTCACCAACCACTACGCGGCGGCCAACTACATCTACGACGACTCGCCGAATCCGACGGACCTGTGTTCGGCCCCGCTGCGCCACTGCGGCGAGGGCGACCTGTACGGCGGTAACGAGCCGGCCCGCACCTGGTTCACCGCGATGAAGCCGATCGCCACCAATTTCGGTCCGGTGCAGTTGCCGCCCACCGACCCCCGCTACGTGGACGGCGCGCCGGGGTCGCGGGTGCCCAGCGTGGCGGGCCTGGACATCGACGCGGCGCGGCAGCGCATCAAGGAGGCGGGTTTCCAGGTCGCCGACCAGAACAACTTCGTCAACAGCAGCGCCAAGCAGGGCGAGGTGGTCGGCACGACACCGAGCGGCGCGACGATTCCCGGGTCGATCATCACCATTCAGGTCAGCAACGGCATCCCGCCGGCCCCGCCGCCACCGCCGGAGGGCGCGCCCCCGCCGGTCGGTTCGCAGGTGGTCGAGATTCCGGGGCTGCCGCCGATCACCATTCCGCTGCTGGCGCCACCGCCGCCGGCGCCCGGGCAGCCGCCGCCGTAA
- a CDS encoding metallophosphoesterase: protein MADAHVSIARRRSGPPRGRRRALPILLRTGAAALGSTVAGLGYAAIIERNAFVLREITMPVLSPGSTPLRVLHISDLHMTPGQRRKQAWLRELAGWEPDLVVNTGDNLAHPKAVPAVIQALGDLLSRPGVFVFGSNDYFGPHLKNPMNYVTNPSHRVRGEPLPWQDLRAAFTERGWLDLTHTRREFEVAGLHVAAAGVGDPHIDRDRYDTIAGPASPAANLRLALTHSPEPRVLDRFAADGYQLVMAGHTHGGQVCLPFYGALVTNCGLDRSRAKGPSRWGAHMQLHVSAGMGTSPYAPVRFCCRPEATLLTLIATPMGDRDAVSDLSRSQPTASVR from the coding sequence ATGGCTGATGCTCACGTCTCGATTGCCCGGCGCCGCTCCGGGCCGCCTCGCGGCCGGCGCCGAGCCCTGCCCATCCTGTTGCGTACCGGCGCGGCGGCGCTCGGTTCGACGGTCGCCGGCCTGGGGTACGCCGCGATCATCGAGCGCAACGCGTTCGTGCTGCGCGAGATCACCATGCCCGTGTTGAGTCCGGGCTCGACACCGCTGCGGGTGCTGCACATCAGCGACCTGCACATGACGCCCGGCCAGCGCCGCAAGCAGGCGTGGCTGCGCGAGTTGGCCGGCTGGGAACCGGATCTGGTGGTCAACACCGGCGACAACCTGGCCCACCCGAAGGCGGTGCCGGCCGTCATCCAGGCGCTGGGGGATCTGCTGTCGCGGCCGGGCGTCTTCGTGTTCGGCAGCAACGACTACTTCGGCCCGCACCTGAAGAACCCGATGAACTACGTGACCAATCCGTCGCACCGGGTCCGCGGCGAGCCGCTGCCCTGGCAGGACCTGCGGGCCGCGTTCACCGAGCGCGGCTGGCTCGACCTCACCCACACCCGGCGCGAGTTCGAGGTGGCGGGCCTGCACGTCGCGGCCGCGGGCGTGGGCGACCCGCACATCGACCGGGACCGCTACGACACCATCGCGGGGCCGGCCAGCCCGGCGGCCAACCTGCGGCTGGCGCTGACGCATTCGCCGGAGCCGCGGGTGCTGGACCGGTTCGCCGCCGACGGCTACCAACTGGTGATGGCCGGGCACACCCACGGCGGCCAGGTGTGCCTGCCGTTCTACGGGGCGCTGGTGACCAACTGCGGGCTGGACCGCTCGCGCGCGAAGGGGCCGTCCCGCTGGGGCGCGCACATGCAGCTGCACGTCTCCGCGGGCATGGGCACCTCGCCGTACGCGCCGGTGCGGTTCTGCTGCCGGCCGGAGGCCACCCTGCTGACGCTGATCGCCACCCCGATGGGCGACCGCGACGCGGTCAGCGACCTGAGCCGTTCGCAGCCAACAGCTTCGGTGCGGTGA
- a CDS encoding PLP-dependent cysteine synthase family protein has product MTRTRIAVRNLPRDWTDNAIRLIQADARRSADTHLLRYPLPSAWAGDADVALYLKDETTHVTGSLKHRLARSLFLYALCNGWIGEGTTVVEASSGSTAVSEAYFAALLGLPFVAVMPESTSAAKVALIESQGGRCHFVADSSQVYAEAERVARQTGGHYLDQFTNAERATDWRGNNNIAESIFEQMRDEKHPVPAWIVVGAGTGGTSATIGRYIRYRRYATRLCVVDPEHSAFFAAYAEGRDDVVASRSSRIEGIGRPRVEPSFLPGVVDRMVAVPDAASVAAARHVSAVLGRRVGPSTGTNVWGAFGLLAELVSQGRGGSVVTLLADSGDRYADTYFDDEWVAAQGLDPAGPAAALAEFERSCAWQ; this is encoded by the coding sequence GTGACGCGGACCCGGATCGCGGTCCGCAACCTGCCACGCGACTGGACGGACAACGCGATCCGGCTGATCCAGGCCGATGCGCGGCGCAGCGCCGACACCCATCTGCTGCGCTACCCGCTGCCGTCGGCCTGGGCCGGCGACGCCGACGTCGCGCTGTACCTCAAGGACGAGACGACGCACGTCACCGGCAGCCTCAAGCACCGGCTGGCGCGCTCGCTGTTCCTGTACGCGCTGTGCAACGGCTGGATCGGCGAGGGCACCACGGTGGTCGAGGCGTCGTCGGGGTCGACGGCGGTGTCCGAGGCCTACTTCGCGGCCCTGCTGGGGCTGCCGTTCGTCGCCGTGATGCCGGAGTCGACCAGCGCGGCCAAGGTGGCGCTGATCGAATCACAAGGCGGCCGTTGCCATTTCGTCGCGGATTCCAGCCAGGTGTACGCCGAGGCCGAGCGGGTGGCCCGGCAGACCGGCGGGCACTACCTGGACCAGTTCACCAACGCCGAGCGGGCCACCGACTGGCGCGGCAACAACAACATCGCCGAGTCGATCTTCGAGCAGATGCGCGACGAGAAGCACCCCGTGCCGGCCTGGATCGTGGTCGGCGCGGGCACCGGCGGGACGAGCGCGACCATCGGCCGCTACATCCGCTACCGGCGGTACGCCACCCGGCTGTGCGTCGTCGACCCGGAGCACTCGGCGTTCTTCGCGGCCTACGCCGAAGGCCGGGACGACGTGGTGGCGTCCCGGTCGTCGCGGATCGAGGGCATCGGCCGGCCGCGGGTCGAGCCGTCGTTTCTGCCCGGCGTGGTCGACCGCATGGTCGCCGTGCCGGACGCGGCCTCGGTCGCCGCCGCCCGCCACGTCAGCGCCGTGCTGGGCCGGCGGGTGGGGCCCTCGACGGGGACCAACGTGTGGGGGGCGTTCGGCCTGCTGGCCGAGCTGGTGTCGCAGGGCCGCGGCGGTTCGGTGGTCACGCTGCTTGCCGACAGCGGCGACCGGTACGCCGACACCTACTTCGACGACGAGTGGGTGGCGGCGCAGGGGCTGGATCCGGCCGGACCGGCCGCGGCGCTGGCCGAATTCGAGCGCAGCTGCGCGTGGCAGTGA
- a CDS encoding TIGR03086 family metal-binding protein, producing MTERIDLMADKAIGLLIDSVRQVPPAGWERPSNLAGWSVRDLVGHATGSAAKIVALVAGEQIWQGPSRPSEWLRDDPVRYLRELADRLRAALPAADLDAPRTSPQGEVPLRRALIFPVCDLALHSWDIHRCLGRQVELPPDLLALCQGLVESLPEEMLRRPGAFGPAQPAPENSSATARLMAFLGRSVEPPS from the coding sequence ATGACCGAACGCATTGATCTGATGGCCGACAAGGCTATCGGGCTGCTCATCGACTCCGTGCGGCAGGTCCCGCCGGCGGGTTGGGAGCGCCCGTCCAACCTCGCGGGGTGGAGCGTGCGTGATCTGGTGGGGCATGCGACCGGGAGCGCGGCCAAGATCGTCGCGCTCGTGGCGGGCGAACAGATCTGGCAGGGCCCGTCCCGGCCGTCGGAGTGGCTGCGTGACGATCCGGTGCGATATCTGCGTGAGCTGGCGGACCGACTGCGCGCCGCCCTGCCGGCGGCGGACCTCGATGCGCCGCGGACGTCCCCGCAGGGTGAGGTCCCGCTGCGCCGGGCGCTGATCTTTCCGGTGTGCGACCTGGCCCTGCACAGCTGGGACATCCACCGCTGCCTCGGCCGACAGGTCGAGCTGCCGCCCGACCTGCTCGCGCTGTGCCAGGGCCTCGTCGAGTCGCTGCCGGAGGAGATGCTGCGCCGGCCGGGGGCTTTCGGGCCGGCCCAACCCGCGCCGGAGAATTCCTCGGCGACCGCCAGGCTGATGGCCTTCCTCGGACGGTCGGTCGAACCGCCCAGCTGA
- a CDS encoding GAF and ANTAR domain-containing protein has product MTNFDDLTLLNDVLRAIYSADTADFPQVLDDLTAASARWVPGAQEAGITVTSRQNEVSTPSVTDDCARLLDEFQQRYLEGPCLHAAWTRKVVVVDDLRTDSRWPKYQADALARTPIRSILSLPMYAGELSMGALNFYAERPHAFSDDSRRMAALFATLGSLAWSNVVRTQQFKEALSTRDMIGQAKGILMERYELDDETAFNTLIKLSQSMNTPLRDIARRVIDDTTQR; this is encoded by the coding sequence GTGACCAATTTTGACGATCTCACCCTGCTGAACGACGTTCTGCGCGCCATCTACTCGGCGGACACCGCGGATTTTCCGCAGGTGCTCGACGACCTGACCGCCGCGTCGGCCCGGTGGGTGCCGGGCGCCCAGGAGGCCGGGATCACGGTGACCAGCCGGCAGAACGAGGTGAGCACGCCCTCGGTCACCGACGATTGCGCCCGGCTGCTCGACGAGTTCCAGCAACGGTATCTGGAAGGGCCCTGCCTGCATGCCGCCTGGACCCGCAAGGTCGTGGTGGTCGACGACCTGCGGACCGACTCACGCTGGCCCAAGTACCAGGCCGACGCGCTGGCGCGCACCCCGATCCGCAGCATCCTGTCGCTGCCGATGTACGCCGGCGAGCTGAGCATGGGGGCGCTGAACTTTTACGCCGAACGCCCGCACGCCTTCTCGGACGACTCCCGCCGGATGGCCGCCCTGTTCGCCACGCTGGGCTCGCTGGCGTGGAGCAACGTGGTGCGAACCCAGCAGTTCAAGGAGGCACTGAGCACCCGCGACATGATCGGACAGGCCAAGGGCATCCTGATGGAACGCTACGAGCTCGACGACGAAACCGCGTTCAACACGCTGATCAAACTCTCGCAGAGCATGAACACCCCGCTGCGCGACATCGCCCGCCGCGTCATCGACGACACCACCCAACGATGA
- a CDS encoding restriction endonuclease — translation MDKALGALLLLGLGVPWYFTQHTTGSLPAGCAAGLAGLAAAVGALWWLSLQRDRLRADAHRRRDVKHARAGLRAIDRMSGAEFEDFVAAQLRVAGYVVTPTAGTGDFGVDLIAKKDGVRMAVQCKRLAKAVGVAAVQQVVAGARQHGCDRTVVVTNQTFTKAARRLAITHRCRLVGRTQLRSWTRVAPIPVRGPRVS, via the coding sequence ATGGACAAGGCACTCGGGGCGCTGCTCCTGTTGGGGCTGGGCGTGCCTTGGTATTTCACCCAACACACCACCGGCAGCCTGCCCGCGGGTTGTGCGGCCGGGCTGGCCGGCCTGGCCGCGGCGGTCGGCGCGCTGTGGTGGCTTTCCCTGCAGCGGGACCGGTTGCGGGCCGACGCCCACCGCCGCCGTGACGTCAAACACGCCCGCGCGGGGTTGCGTGCCATCGACCGGATGTCCGGCGCGGAGTTCGAGGACTTCGTCGCGGCCCAGCTGCGCGTCGCCGGCTACGTCGTCACCCCGACGGCGGGCACGGGCGACTTCGGGGTGGACCTCATCGCCAAGAAGGACGGCGTCCGCATGGCGGTCCAATGCAAAAGGCTGGCGAAGGCCGTCGGGGTGGCCGCCGTGCAACAGGTCGTCGCCGGGGCACGCCAGCACGGCTGCGACCGCACGGTGGTGGTGACCAATCAGACGTTCACCAAGGCGGCCCGCCGGTTGGCGATCACCCACCGCTGCCGGCTGGTGGGGCGGACCCAGCTGCGCAGCTGGACGCGGGTCGCACCCATCCCGGTGCGGGGTCCGCGGGTGTCGTGA
- a CDS encoding DUF4193 domain-containing protein has protein sequence MATTTDYDARRVSDNDTPDKSSLRELAPALHGAGTTVVDDDPDDVHFFELPGADLSGEELSVTVIPQRADEFTCSSCFLVQHRSRLRRSAAGLPVCADCA, from the coding sequence ATGGCGACCACCACTGACTACGACGCACGCCGCGTATCCGACAACGACACCCCGGACAAGTCCTCGCTGCGCGAGCTGGCACCCGCCCTGCACGGGGCCGGCACCACCGTCGTCGACGACGACCCCGACGACGTCCACTTCTTCGAACTCCCCGGCGCCGACCTGTCCGGCGAAGAGCTGTCGGTGACCGTGATCCCGCAGCGCGCCGACGAGTTCACCTGCTCGAGTTGCTTTTTGGTGCAGCACCGCAGCCGGTTGCGGCGCTCCGCCGCAGGGCTGCCGGTCTGCGCCGACTGCGCGTAA
- a CDS encoding HAD family hydrolase, whose translation MHDTAEPALSAGAGAVLFDVDGSLVDSNYLHVHSWQRAFDDEDIAVASWQIHRCIGMDGSTLVRTLSGDAPDDVGERLRDRHSRYYRELTPLLKPLPGARALLRRVADLGLQVVLASSAPEDELEILRKVLDCDDVIAATTSSRDVDTAKPEPGIVRVALDRAGARAEEAVFVGDAVWDAHAARGAGLACIGLCSGGIARDELRAAGADPVFADPQDLLDHLKSTRIAALARCG comes from the coding sequence ATGCATGACACCGCGGAGCCTGCGCTGAGCGCCGGGGCGGGTGCCGTCCTGTTCGACGTGGACGGAAGCCTGGTGGACTCCAACTACCTGCACGTGCACAGCTGGCAGCGCGCGTTCGACGACGAGGACATCGCCGTCGCGTCCTGGCAAATCCACCGCTGCATCGGCATGGACGGCAGCACCCTGGTGCGGACGCTGTCCGGCGACGCGCCCGACGACGTCGGGGAGCGGCTGCGCGACAGGCACAGCCGCTACTACCGGGAGCTGACGCCGCTGCTCAAGCCGCTACCGGGGGCGCGGGCCCTGCTGCGCCGGGTCGCCGACCTGGGACTGCAGGTGGTGCTGGCCAGCTCGGCGCCCGAGGACGAACTGGAGATCCTGCGCAAGGTGCTCGACTGCGACGACGTCATCGCCGCGACCACGTCGTCCCGCGATGTCGACACCGCCAAACCCGAGCCGGGCATCGTGCGGGTCGCCCTGGACCGCGCCGGGGCGCGCGCCGAGGAGGCCGTCTTCGTCGGCGACGCCGTCTGGGACGCGCACGCCGCGCGGGGCGCCGGGCTGGCGTGCATCGGGCTGTGCAGCGGCGGCATCGCCCGCGACGAGCTGCGGGCGGCCGGCGCCGACCCGGTCTTCGCCGACCCGCAGGACCTGCTCGATCACCTCAAGTCCACCCGGATCGCCGCGCTGGCGCGCTGCGGCTGA
- a CDS encoding DUF6328 family protein: MADNVSGGDVDDPQEDQRWDRRERGETEVQRLDRNWNSLLQELRVVQTGVQLLTGFLLTLPFQQRFDVLGPPMRVAYLATVVFSVCATVLLIAPVAMHRILFRRHRLQVLVSAAHRCAYAGLGALGLALIGVTTIIFAAVAGRNVGLVAGACALPLFVLFWFVLPLLLRTRGM, translated from the coding sequence TTGGCTGACAACGTGTCTGGCGGAGATGTCGACGATCCGCAGGAAGACCAGCGGTGGGACCGCCGCGAACGCGGCGAGACCGAAGTGCAACGGCTGGACCGCAATTGGAACAGCCTGCTGCAGGAGCTGCGGGTGGTCCAGACCGGGGTGCAGCTGCTGACCGGCTTTTTGCTGACGCTGCCGTTCCAGCAGCGTTTCGACGTGCTGGGCCCGCCGATGCGGGTCGCCTACCTGGCCACCGTGGTGTTCTCGGTGTGCGCGACCGTGTTGCTGATCGCGCCGGTGGCCATGCACCGGATCCTGTTCCGCCGCCACCGGCTGCAGGTGCTGGTCTCGGCGGCGCACCGATGCGCCTACGCCGGGCTGGGCGCGCTCGGCCTGGCGCTGATCGGCGTGACCACCATCATCTTCGCCGCGGTGGCCGGGCGGAACGTGGGCCTGGTCGCCGGGGCGTGTGCGCTGCCGCTGTTCGTGCTGTTCTGGTTCGTGCTGCCGCTGCTGCTGCGCACCCGCGGCATGTGA
- a CDS encoding STAS domain-containing protein, producing the protein MVEDHDGVSVVSVSGEIDLVTAPALEQAIGAVVADSPPALVIDLSAVEFLGSVGLKILAATYEKLGKETGFGVVARGPATRRPIHLTGLDKTFPLYPTLDDALTAVRDGKLNG; encoded by the coding sequence TTGGTTGAGGACCACGACGGGGTTTCCGTGGTCAGCGTCAGCGGAGAAATCGATTTGGTCACGGCTCCGGCCCTGGAACAGGCCATCGGCGCGGTCGTCGCGGACAGCCCCCCGGCGCTGGTCATCGACCTGTCCGCGGTGGAGTTCCTGGGCTCGGTCGGGCTGAAGATCCTGGCCGCCACCTACGAGAAGCTGGGCAAGGAAACCGGGTTCGGCGTGGTCGCCCGCGGCCCGGCCACCCGCAGGCCGATCCACTTGACCGGCCTGGACAAGACCTTCCCGCTGTATCCGACGCTCGACGACGCGTTGACCGCGGTGCGGGACGGCAAACTCAACGGCTGA
- a CDS encoding STAS domain-containing protein → MSDSPSDFNSTGTAAQTVGISSEGLLPQLVQHLRQNRTILREEWARRITEAELLTAMTPEELFSEATAVYDNYVEVLETGSVEALQAYARDLSERIIPRGVETDEVVGIVLLLRDVLARSLFEKYQTEFEMLNRVLDAYEPAANRIANTVAVSFVQERERIIRQQQEAIRELSTPVLQVREQLLILPIIGVLDSQRARQVTEQLLRAIRANRAKVVVIDITGVPTIDSTVANHLVQTVDASGLMGASVIITGLSSEIALTLVTIGLDLSKMNAVGDLQGGIEEAERLLGYEVTRTGEQTG, encoded by the coding sequence ATGTCAGATTCGCCGTCGGATTTCAACAGTACCGGCACCGCAGCGCAGACCGTCGGTATCTCCAGCGAGGGGCTGCTCCCGCAGCTGGTTCAACACCTGCGGCAGAATCGGACCATCCTGCGCGAGGAGTGGGCCCGCCGCATCACCGAGGCCGAGTTGCTCACCGCGATGACGCCCGAGGAGCTCTTCTCCGAGGCGACGGCCGTCTACGACAACTACGTCGAGGTGCTCGAGACCGGTAGCGTCGAGGCGCTGCAGGCTTATGCGCGCGACCTGTCCGAACGCATCATCCCGCGGGGCGTGGAGACCGACGAGGTGGTCGGGATCGTGCTGCTGCTGCGCGACGTGCTGGCCCGCTCGCTGTTCGAGAAGTACCAGACCGAGTTCGAGATGCTGAACCGGGTGCTCGACGCCTACGAGCCGGCGGCCAACCGGATCGCCAACACCGTGGCCGTGTCGTTCGTGCAGGAACGCGAGCGCATCATCCGCCAGCAGCAGGAGGCGATCCGCGAGCTGTCCACGCCGGTGCTGCAGGTGCGCGAGCAGCTGCTGATTCTGCCGATCATCGGCGTGCTGGATTCGCAGCGCGCCCGCCAGGTCACCGAACAGCTGTTGCGGGCCATCCGCGCCAACCGGGCCAAGGTGGTGGTCATCGACATCACCGGTGTGCCGACGATCGACTCCACGGTGGCCAACCACCTGGTGCAGACGGTGGACGCATCGGGGCTGATGGGCGCCAGCGTGATCATCACCGGCCTGTCCTCGGAGATCGCGCTGACGCTGGTGACGATCGGTCTGGATCTGTCCAAGATGAACGCCGTCGGTGACCTGCAGGGCGGCATCGAGGAGGCCGAGCGGCTCCTGGGCTACGAGGTGACTCGTACCGGCGAGCAAACCGGGTGA
- a CDS encoding STAS domain-containing protein, whose amino-acid sequence MPVPILKQGAILIASVQAALSDSDAERLRYDLMERVSRFRAQGIIVDVTAIDVMDSFAARSLRTIAHMTRLRGADTVIVGLQPEVAFAMVQLGLAFDDMNTALDLEEGIALLNRQLAQRKPTIGRDGGG is encoded by the coding sequence ATGCCCGTACCGATCCTGAAACAGGGTGCGATCCTCATCGCCTCGGTGCAGGCGGCGCTGTCCGACTCCGACGCCGAACGGCTGCGCTATGACCTGATGGAGCGGGTCAGCCGGTTCCGCGCGCAGGGCATCATCGTCGACGTCACCGCCATCGACGTGATGGATTCGTTCGCGGCCCGGTCGCTGCGCACCATCGCGCACATGACCCGGCTGCGCGGCGCGGACACGGTGATCGTCGGGCTGCAGCCCGAGGTCGCCTTCGCGATGGTCCAGCTGGGCCTGGCCTTCGACGACATGAACACCGCGCTGGACCTGGAAGAGGGCATCGCGCTACTGAATCGCCAACTGGCGCAACGGAAACCGACGATCGGGCGCGACGGTGGCGGCTGA
- a CDS encoding anti-sigma regulatory factor, producing MAADIVVAIDNPDDIVEARKAGHQLALDLGFSLTDVTMIATAISEIARNITSYAGRGAVRVAVADREGRKALVVRAEDEGPGIADIERAMEDGYSTGRGLGMGLPGARRLMDRLVVESTLGQGTVIEMWKWVPPRA from the coding sequence GTGGCGGCTGATATCGTCGTCGCCATCGACAACCCGGACGACATCGTCGAAGCCCGCAAAGCCGGACACCAGCTCGCACTTGACTTAGGATTCTCCCTGACCGACGTCACGATGATCGCCACGGCGATCTCCGAAATCGCCCGCAACATCACCAGTTACGCCGGCCGCGGCGCCGTCCGGGTCGCCGTCGCCGACCGGGAAGGCCGCAAGGCGCTGGTGGTGCGCGCCGAGGACGAGGGTCCCGGCATCGCCGACATCGAACGCGCGATGGAGGACGGCTACTCGACGGGCCGCGGGCTGGGCATGGGCCTGCCGGGCGCCCGCCGCCTGATGGACCGGCTGGTGGTCGAGTCCACCCTGGGCCAGGGAACGGTCATCGAAATGTGGAAATGGGTCCCCCCTCGTGCGTGA